Proteins encoded by one window of Salvia splendens isolate huo1 chromosome 5, SspV2, whole genome shotgun sequence:
- the LOC121802741 gene encoding serine/threonine-protein phosphatase 7 long form homolog, with translation METSSSSAQLLYGPEDPSVLNMQKHHISNKLMKEGTTQVFKVRRIESKTWDIEIHENVRYWLDAFGFKGVMDCGMPMKVDNELITTFIERWRPEMHTFHLPIGEVTITLEDVQAIWGLRAEGRVFTGRDYHVNFPDWTSKCRDLLGWIPDTSTEIKQGGLLMTTLINQTRMPLGDDLPTYVYIQRARIHALILLGGLILPDTGCKVPFMWLNALGDREEVKTISWGSAALAYLYHYLCEASMDKRKELGGPMILLQLWA, from the coding sequence ATGGAGACTTCAAGTTCTAGCGCACAATTATTATATGGACCCGAAGACCCGTCCGTGCTAAATATGCAGAAACATcatatttcaaataaactcatGAAAGAGGGCACAACACAAGTATTTAAAGTTCGAAGGATAGAAAGTAAGACTTGGGACATCGAAATTCATGAGAATGTTAGATATTGGCTTGACGCctttggtttcaaaggcgtgatGGATTGTGGGATGCCCATGAAGGTCGACAATGAGCTGATCACGACTTTCattgagcgttggaggccggAGATGCACACTTTCCATCTACCGATCGGTGAGGTGACGATcaccttggaagatgtgcaagccaTTTGGGGCTTGAGGGCGGAGGGTCGCGTTTTCACAGGGCGTGACTATCATGTCAACTTTCCAGATTGGACCAGCAAGTGCCGCGatctgttgggatggataccagaTACTTCCACAGAGATAAAGCAAGGCGGTTTGCTGATGACCACGCTGATCAACCAGACAAGGATGCCTCTGGGTGATGACCTACCTACGTACGTATACATCCAAAGGGCACGTATCCATGCCCTAATTTTATTAGGAGGTCTCATTCTACCAGACACGGGGTGTAAGGTTCcatttatgtggttgaatgCGCTTGGGGATCGGGAAGAGGTGAAGACTATTAGTTGGGGAAGTGCGGCATTGGCCTACCTTTATCATTATCTGTGCGAGGCTTCCATGGATAAGAGGAAAGAGTTGGGCGGGCCTATGATCCTTCTGCAGCTATGGGCATGA
- the LOC121802563 gene encoding cytochrome P450 71A1-like, whose translation MMLFLISIALPIILFYLIHKRNQKSTTPNLPPLIPGLPLIGNLHQLSRAPLLHTYLSQLSNIHGHILRFNLCSTPTIVISSAKLAKEVLRNQDLAFCSRPKLVAQRRLSYNAADMVFAPYGAEWREQRRIANTHLLSPVKVQSFRGVREDEVARMVAEIARCASSLPSRAVDLSKAAMGLTTTLICRIGFGKRYDEQGTELMRFKDLLTELGTLLTAYFVSDYFPALSWVDRVSGLTKRLDCAFEKLDAFYQELIDDHLGRGRAQMDDQDHILGMQIKFELDSGKPNWDRVKALLMNLFLGGSDSSAATIVWVMTALMKEPRIMEKVQSEIRNVVGDNGKVDEEDLPKLTYLKAVINETFRFYTPVPMLLARETTAACVLDGYQIQPKTTVYVNVWAVARDPDYWKLNPNEFLPERFIGNDMDVKGKDFGAIPFGAGRRICPGMHMGLANVGLAIANLLYSFDWEMPPGIQLDTHVLPGLIMHKKNSIILMPKQYHI comes from the exons ATGATGCTTTTCCTGATCTCAATAGCTCTGCCCATAATCTTGTTCTACCTTATTCACAAACGCAACCAAAAATCAACAACACCCAATCTCCCACCACTCATACCAGGCCTTCCCTTGATCGGAAACCTCCACCAACTATCTCGGGCGCCGCTCCTACACACCTACCTCTCCCAACTCTCCAATATCCACGGCCACATCCTCCGTTTCAACCTATGCTCCACTCCCACCATCGTAATCTCCTCCGCAAAACTGGCCAAAGAAGTCCTCCGCAACCAAGACCTCGCCTTCTGCAGCCGCCCGAAGCTCGTGGCGCAGCGCAGGCTCTCCTACAACGCGGCCGACATGGTGTTTGCACCATACGGCGCAGAGTGGAGAGAGCAGAGGCGGATCGCCAACACGCACCTCCTCAGCCCGGTAAAGGTGCAGTCCTTCCGCGGCGTGCGCGAAGACGAAGTTGCCCGGATGGTGGCGGAGATCGCGCGATGCGCTTCATCTTTGCCGTCGCGGGCTGTCGACTTGAGCAAGGCGGCGATGGGGCTGACGACGACTCTGATATGCAGGATCGGTTTCGGGAAGAGATACGATGAGCAAGGGACGGAGCTGATGAGATTCAAGGACCTGCTGACGGAGCTCGGAACGCTGCTCACGGCCTACTTTGTGTCGGATTATTTTCCGGCGCTGAGTTGGGTGGATAGGGTGTCTGGATTGACGAAACGGCTGGATTGTGCGTTTGAGAAGCTGGACGCGTTCTACCAGGAGCTCATCGATGACCATCTGGGCCGTGGACGGGCCCAGATGGACGACCAGGATCATATTCTCGGTATGCAAATCAAGTTTGAACTCGACTCTGGAAAACCCAATTGGGATCGGGTTAAGGCACTACTGATG AACTTATTCCTCGGTGGATCAGACTCAAGTGCAGCCACAATAGTTTGGGTGATGACTGCATTGATGAAGGAGCCACGCATCATGGAGAAAGTGCAATCAGAAATTAGGAATGTCGTCGGCGACAACGGAAAGGTTGACGAAGAAGACCTGCCAAAACTAACCTATCTAAAAGCAGTCATAAATGAAACTTTCCGCTTCTACACTCCGGTTCCGATGCTCTTAGCAAGAGAAACAACTGCAGCATGTGTGCTAGATGGCTATCAAATTCAGCCCAAAACTACAGTTTATGTGAACGTGTGGGCGGTTGCAAGAGATCCCGACTACTGGAAGCTTAACCCAAACGAATTCTTGCCTGAAAGGTTCATTGGTAACGATATGGACGTCAAAGGAAAAGACTTTGGAGCGATTCCATTTGGAGCAGGGAGAAGAATTTGCCCTGGCATGCATATGGGGCTTGCCAATGTGGGGCTTGCTATTGCAAATTTGCTCTACTCTTTTGATTGGGAAATGCCTCCTGGAATTCAACTTGACACTCATGTGTTACCTGGACTCATTATGCACAAGAAAAATTCAATTATCCTCATGCCTAAACAATATCATATTTAG